The following proteins are co-located in the Paenibacillus sp. FSL H8-0079 genome:
- a CDS encoding helix-turn-helix domain-containing protein, whose translation MSRNWYYRLLFSYFPIFFLTVTILIFIAFVFINDISKEETKKADRISSSYMLDTVDRTIRDIELSILETAQSQQAYKLYFNNTNQTSSDTVYAIAQSLRELTNSSSWIQSIYLYDKRNKHVLTVSGSREVESFSDKAWIDKMVTGSISSGWQPVREFDADSGQRTPIRVLTVNKDMPLPFGSQGTLVINIKMSSIEQSVDSMVNGQLSFLTITDRDGKVVYNAHSDQEGSIDGQELNTLPLERLGWTISSGIKAGNLFGWVSVVSYVWVIIAIVTVICAIVYIVYITRRNYKPIQIIMNRIESHQIRAFEHTGARTDEMKMIDGVLENLINHMMDYDKKSRENVLMQRSKLFNALLHGEHIENTAEQLKELSPLNDVHDSSRFVVVVGEINRYEKGFQERYTRGEQNTLKFALMNVLQELSRNTGVQCWTEWISVDRIAILFVFKEQSDNNLDMSGQIRILAEECKSWVEQNLRISLSFAIGPIAQGIGTIRDSYAAAEGVMHRKLLMNGDVGQADCGEPQHPLLDTYTYLQMIADFVKRFRMSSGQWREQLEEIFTAFEKNKLPDDEIRSLIQAMLQMLSREVAMMSEGLQEELSEENINRWLSAVEEAETLTDVKNLLFDGLTDLFRTYVAVTETKSYKAMVNEMKNYIEEQFANPDLSLQHLSDRFQITGKHASYLFKTEFNMKFVDFVTELRMKETEQLLLNTDYSLQDIALKVGYANGITLGRVFKRVTGITPGDYRRLKREHREPEE comes from the coding sequence TTGTCTCGTAATTGGTACTACCGGTTACTGTTCTCGTATTTCCCGATTTTTTTTCTTACGGTGACCATACTCATTTTCATCGCGTTTGTCTTCATTAATGACATCTCCAAGGAGGAAACGAAAAAAGCAGACCGGATCTCCTCCAGTTATATGTTAGACACGGTGGATCGTACAATCAGAGATATTGAACTATCTATCCTTGAAACGGCACAGAGTCAGCAGGCCTACAAACTCTATTTTAATAACACAAACCAGACCAGCTCAGACACGGTATATGCGATTGCGCAGAGTTTACGTGAGCTAACCAATTCGTCCTCATGGATTCAATCCATCTATCTGTATGACAAGCGAAATAAACATGTACTGACCGTAAGTGGTTCCAGAGAAGTGGAAAGTTTCTCGGATAAGGCATGGATCGATAAGATGGTTACCGGGTCTATCAGTTCGGGCTGGCAGCCGGTCCGGGAATTCGATGCGGACTCTGGTCAGCGTACCCCGATTCGTGTATTAACCGTGAACAAGGATATGCCTTTGCCTTTTGGCTCTCAGGGTACATTGGTCATTAATATCAAGATGAGCAGCATTGAACAGAGCGTAGACAGTATGGTTAATGGTCAGCTCTCGTTCCTGACAATTACGGATCGGGACGGTAAGGTTGTGTACAATGCACACTCGGACCAAGAAGGCTCGATAGACGGTCAGGAACTGAATACGCTACCGCTAGAAAGACTGGGCTGGACAATATCCAGTGGAATTAAAGCCGGCAACTTATTTGGCTGGGTATCTGTCGTGTCTTATGTATGGGTAATCATTGCGATTGTGACTGTCATCTGTGCGATTGTTTATATCGTATACATTACTCGCCGTAACTATAAACCTATTCAGATCATCATGAACCGGATTGAGTCACATCAGATTCGGGCGTTTGAACACACGGGTGCTCGCACGGATGAGATGAAGATGATTGATGGTGTGCTTGAGAATCTGATTAATCATATGATGGATTATGACAAGAAAAGCAGGGAAAATGTACTCATGCAGCGCAGCAAGTTGTTCAATGCCCTGTTGCATGGGGAACATATCGAAAATACTGCAGAGCAATTAAAAGAGCTTTCTCCACTGAATGATGTGCATGATTCGTCGCGCTTTGTCGTTGTTGTTGGAGAGATTAACCGTTATGAGAAGGGTTTTCAGGAGAGGTACACGAGAGGTGAACAAAATACGCTGAAGTTTGCCTTGATGAACGTTTTGCAAGAGCTGTCACGTAATACTGGAGTACAATGCTGGACGGAATGGATTAGTGTAGATCGAATTGCGATCCTTTTTGTGTTTAAAGAACAGAGTGATAACAACTTGGACATGTCTGGGCAGATTCGTATTTTAGCTGAGGAATGCAAATCCTGGGTAGAACAAAATCTACGCATTTCCTTAAGTTTTGCTATTGGACCTATCGCTCAGGGAATCGGTACAATACGAGACTCCTATGCGGCCGCAGAAGGAGTAATGCATCGCAAACTGTTGATGAATGGAGATGTCGGCCAAGCCGACTGCGGCGAACCACAGCATCCTTTGCTGGATACCTATACTTATCTACAGATGATTGCGGACTTTGTGAAGCGGTTCCGGATGTCGAGTGGACAGTGGCGGGAACAGCTGGAGGAGATCTTTACAGCATTTGAAAAGAACAAACTGCCAGATGACGAGATTCGTTCTCTGATTCAAGCCATGTTACAGATGCTCAGCCGAGAAGTGGCTATGATGTCGGAAGGGCTTCAGGAAGAGCTGTCCGAAGAAAACATCAACAGATGGTTGAGTGCTGTGGAAGAGGCAGAGACGCTTACGGATGTGAAAAATCTTTTGTTCGATGGTCTGACAGACTTGTTTAGAACATACGTGGCGGTAACGGAAACCAAGAGTTACAAAGCAATGGTCAACGAAATGAAAAATTATATTGAAGAACAGTTTGCGAATCCCGATCTTTCATTGCAACATCTGAGCGACCGATTCCAGATTACGGGCAAACATGCGAGTTATTTGTTCAAGACAGAATTCAACATGAAGTTTGTTGATTTTGTTACAGAGCTTCGAATGAAGGAGACAGAGCAGCTTCTGCTCAATACTGATTACTCTTTGCAGGATATTGCCCTGAAGGTTGGGTATGCAAATGGAATTACGTTGGGACGTGTATTTAAACGGGTAACGGGCATTACACCAGGAGATTATCGTCGTTTGAAACGTGAACATCGAGAACCCGAAGAGTAA
- a CDS encoding extracellular solute-binding protein, with protein MIGKATKGSKKKWMGLALTLVMGVSLLAGCSSASEKESAEGGATTKGERVTLKVEVFDRGNSPSPHTITNNYLTKFVQEKFGDPNNIDVQFVPVQRSEETTKLNVLMASASDVPDIVFVYDSSVFYRYAQQGGLTDVGELINEHAPNLKEYLGEDLLKFGQLEGQQFAIPGKRAITARYNSYIRQDWLDKVGMNAPTTTDELYATLKAFKEKDPGNLGSKNIPMGMALAPAQYETLIYSFIKPVQDGLTYSQRYELPLHDGFKDAMQFLNKLYNEGLISKDFSLDEEKTQLVKDFQNGNIGYMSEDVGQILYADGMLDNLYKNVPDSKVVAVDAYTNLNVDNKHIKSRYGSNGMYIMIPKSSKRSVEAVKYLDWMASGTNLLEMNTGVEGENYDMVDGVPVVKDDAPQDVKDRLYNGGDMAIIANGKVVGDQAANEAAWIAGFPERNHELMRQSIDIANTDTIGPVIFSKPIEAESKYGTALNDKLKVLIVKTAMAKPAEFDAVYEKEIADFMSLGGTELKKELEEALQ; from the coding sequence ATGATTGGAAAAGCAACCAAGGGGAGTAAGAAGAAATGGATGGGTCTGGCACTTACGTTAGTAATGGGAGTGTCCTTACTTGCGGGGTGCTCGTCTGCATCAGAAAAAGAATCAGCAGAAGGCGGGGCAACAACTAAAGGTGAGCGTGTTACTTTGAAAGTGGAGGTTTTCGATCGTGGTAACAGTCCTTCTCCACATACGATCACGAACAACTACTTAACTAAATTTGTTCAAGAGAAATTCGGCGATCCGAATAACATTGATGTGCAATTCGTACCTGTTCAACGTTCAGAAGAAACAACCAAGCTCAACGTGTTAATGGCCAGCGCTAGCGACGTTCCGGACATTGTATTTGTATATGACTCAAGTGTGTTCTACCGCTATGCCCAGCAGGGGGGACTTACTGACGTAGGTGAGCTTATTAATGAACATGCACCTAATCTAAAAGAATATCTGGGTGAAGACTTGTTGAAATTTGGTCAGCTTGAAGGTCAGCAATTCGCTATTCCGGGTAAACGTGCCATTACGGCTCGTTACAACTCATATATCCGCCAGGATTGGCTAGATAAAGTCGGCATGAATGCTCCAACAACAACGGATGAGCTTTACGCAACACTGAAAGCATTCAAAGAGAAAGATCCGGGCAATCTGGGCAGCAAAAACATCCCAATGGGTATGGCACTTGCTCCAGCGCAGTACGAAACATTGATTTACTCCTTTATTAAACCCGTACAAGATGGGCTTACGTACAGTCAGCGATACGAGCTACCATTGCATGATGGCTTCAAAGATGCGATGCAGTTCCTTAACAAGCTTTACAATGAAGGTCTGATCAGCAAAGACTTCAGTCTTGATGAAGAAAAAACGCAATTGGTCAAAGACTTCCAGAACGGTAATATTGGCTACATGTCTGAGGACGTAGGTCAGATTCTATATGCAGATGGTATGCTTGATAATTTGTACAAAAATGTACCGGATAGCAAAGTTGTAGCAGTTGACGCTTACACCAACCTGAATGTGGACAACAAACACATCAAATCACGTTATGGCAGCAACGGTATGTACATCATGATTCCAAAAAGCAGCAAACGTTCGGTTGAAGCAGTGAAATACCTAGACTGGATGGCTTCTGGAACGAACTTGCTGGAGATGAACACCGGTGTCGAAGGTGAAAATTACGATATGGTTGATGGTGTTCCAGTTGTTAAAGATGATGCACCACAGGATGTCAAAGATCGTCTCTACAACGGTGGTGATATGGCCATTATTGCCAACGGTAAAGTAGTTGGAGATCAGGCAGCCAATGAAGCCGCATGGATTGCAGGCTTCCCAGAACGTAACCATGAGCTGATGAGACAGTCTATTGATATCGCTAATACGGATACGATCGGCCCGGTTATCTTCAGCAAACCAATCGAAGCAGAATCTAAATATGGTACAGCGCTAAATGATAAGTTAAAAGTGCTTATCGTAAAAACAGCCATGGCTAAGCCGGCTGAATTCGATGCGGTATATGAAAAGGAAATAGCTGATTTCATGTCATTGGGTGGTACAGAACTGAAGAAAGAGCTTGAAGAAGCACTTCAGTAA
- a CDS encoding ABC transporter permease subunit — MTITYLKRYWQLYALISLPLIYFLIFRYGPMYGVQIAFKDFNLFQGINGSEWIGFDAFREVFGMRDFYTTLRNTFMLNFLDLLVSFPAPIILAIMLYEVRFKWFKKISQTILYIPHFISWVIIGGIVYQLFGNQSGMVNGVLESMGLNSIPFLTEKNPWLVTYLFTGVWQSAGWGTILYLAALTGVNKELFEAAEIDGASRLKRIWHITLPSIKPTIVTLLILNLGHMVSIGFDRPYIIGNTAVREYSDVLSTFVYRVGLESGQYTLATVVGLFQAVVGLIFVLGSNYISKKATGEGIL, encoded by the coding sequence TTGACCATCACATACTTGAAAAGGTATTGGCAATTGTACGCACTGATTTCCCTGCCACTCATCTACTTTTTGATCTTTCGTTACGGACCAATGTACGGTGTACAGATTGCCTTTAAGGACTTTAACCTGTTTCAGGGAATCAACGGCAGTGAGTGGATCGGTTTCGATGCTTTTCGCGAGGTATTTGGAATGCGGGACTTCTACACCACATTGCGAAACACCTTCATGCTAAATTTCCTCGACCTGCTTGTTTCGTTCCCTGCTCCAATTATATTGGCCATCATGCTCTATGAAGTTCGATTCAAATGGTTCAAAAAAATATCGCAAACGATTCTGTACATTCCTCACTTTATCTCCTGGGTTATCATCGGGGGAATTGTATACCAATTGTTCGGTAATCAATCCGGTATGGTTAACGGTGTGTTGGAGAGTATGGGCTTGAATTCAATACCATTTTTGACAGAGAAAAATCCATGGCTTGTGACATACCTGTTCACAGGTGTCTGGCAGAGTGCAGGATGGGGAACCATTCTTTATTTGGCGGCATTAACCGGTGTGAACAAGGAATTGTTTGAGGCTGCCGAGATTGATGGAGCTTCAAGGCTGAAGAGAATCTGGCATATTACATTGCCAAGTATTAAACCAACTATTGTGACCTTGCTCATTCTTAATCTCGGACATATGGTCAGCATCGGTTTTGATCGGCCTTATATTATCGGTAACACAGCCGTACGTGAATATTCAGATGTACTTAGTACCTTTGTTTACAGGGTCGGCCTTGAATCAGGACAATACACACTTGCAACTGTCGTAGGACTATTCCAGGCCGTTGTGGGACTAATCTTTGTACTCGGTTCTAACTATATTTCGAAGAAAGCAACCGGCGAAGGCATTTTATAA
- a CDS encoding carbohydrate ABC transporter permease yields MSERTSNRIFDIVNISFISLFVIFCLAPFLHTIAISLSSNRAITSGEVTIFPKEFNWDAYIQVFSDQSMLYSLGFTTVLTVATTVLCMLFTLAAAYPLTKKKMKGRKLFMYVIIITMFFSGGMIPEYLLIRDLNMLNSVWALILPGLVSPFNLIILISFFRGIPESLEESAEIDGSSHVHTLFKIILPLSMPVIATLALFYAVGRWNGFQDSLLYINDPKLYPLQLKLFQMVQNNMVSELTLMEGANRTPLTPESLKAATVVFATVPILLVYPWLQKYFVSGAMLGAVKG; encoded by the coding sequence ATGAGTGAACGCACCTCAAATCGGATTTTTGATATCGTTAATATCTCCTTTATCAGTTTGTTTGTTATATTCTGTCTGGCTCCATTTTTGCATACCATTGCGATATCTCTAAGCTCTAACCGCGCGATTACTTCGGGAGAAGTGACCATATTTCCTAAAGAATTTAACTGGGATGCGTATATCCAGGTATTCTCTGATCAATCCATGCTCTACTCACTGGGCTTTACGACTGTTCTGACAGTGGCAACCACAGTGTTGTGCATGTTATTCACACTTGCTGCTGCATATCCGCTAACCAAGAAAAAAATGAAAGGGCGCAAGCTCTTCATGTATGTCATCATCATTACGATGTTCTTCAGTGGCGGGATGATTCCAGAATACTTGCTCATTCGTGATCTCAATATGCTTAACTCAGTCTGGGCACTGATCTTACCGGGACTGGTGAGTCCATTTAACCTGATTATCCTGATTTCCTTCTTCAGAGGCATTCCTGAAAGTCTGGAAGAATCAGCAGAAATTGACGGCAGTTCACATGTGCACACGCTATTCAAAATCATACTTCCATTATCCATGCCTGTAATTGCGACATTAGCGCTTTTCTATGCGGTTGGCCGCTGGAATGGATTCCAGGATTCACTGTTGTATATTAATGATCCGAAGTTGTATCCACTACAACTGAAGCTCTTCCAAATGGTTCAAAACAACATGGTAAGCGAACTTACATTGATGGAAGGTGCTAACCGCACACCACTAACTCCGGAAAGTCTCAAAGCAGCTACAGTTGTATTCGCAACGGTACCCATTCTGCTTGTCTATCCGTGGCTGCAAAAGTATTTTGTCAGCGGTGCCATGCTTGGCGCGGTAAAAGGTTGA
- a CDS encoding TIM barrel protein yields MQQKDKGIYSFSTCWNIRKHDVGEDMIREIADLGFRRVELNYNVTKEMLKTIEPMIERGDIGVSSVHNTFPHDPDPDYGTDSILLGFEDEVKRKRAIELLVESAEYAQRYGGEAVVVHPGEVPFPQDISKDLGKLYNEEGPDSPKYRSKWAELMERREALSSGYVEKIIASLDEVCNRAAAKGLNVRFGIETRSRPQQIPTLAEAKTIITALKGAPVGIWYDTGHAIMMDRMGLYDSVGEMQGLMDDIVGVHIHETLGLSDHWCPYVHSKDMNFYDAYLPMIRRAQVKVYELKSACKPEEIHESHDLLMKKLGVAE; encoded by the coding sequence ATGCAGCAAAAAGATAAAGGTATATATTCATTTTCGACGTGCTGGAATATCCGAAAACATGATGTCGGGGAAGACATGATACGGGAGATTGCGGATCTCGGCTTTCGCCGAGTGGAGCTCAACTATAATGTCACGAAGGAAATGCTCAAGACGATTGAGCCCATGATTGAACGCGGAGACATCGGCGTCTCCAGTGTTCATAACACGTTTCCACATGACCCTGACCCCGATTATGGTACGGATTCCATCTTGCTTGGCTTCGAAGATGAAGTGAAACGTAAGCGGGCGATCGAGTTGCTGGTAGAGTCGGCTGAATATGCCCAGCGTTATGGTGGAGAAGCTGTTGTTGTACATCCCGGAGAGGTGCCTTTTCCTCAGGATATCAGCAAAGATCTTGGAAAGCTCTATAACGAGGAAGGTCCAGATTCACCGAAGTATCGCAGCAAATGGGCGGAACTGATGGAGCGGCGAGAGGCACTCAGTTCTGGCTATGTGGAGAAAATTATCGCCAGTCTGGATGAGGTGTGTAATCGAGCGGCAGCTAAAGGTCTGAATGTTCGTTTTGGAATCGAGACGAGATCCAGACCACAACAGATTCCTACCCTTGCCGAGGCCAAGACCATCATCACGGCCCTCAAAGGAGCCCCGGTTGGTATCTGGTACGATACGGGTCATGCCATCATGATGGACCGAATGGGTCTCTATGATAGTGTGGGAGAAATGCAGGGGCTGATGGATGATATCGTGGGTGTTCATATCCATGAGACACTGGGTCTCTCTGATCATTGGTGCCCTTATGTACACAGTAAGGACATGAATTTCTATGACGCCTACCTGCCGATGATACGCCGGGCACAGGTGAAGGTGTATGAGTTGAAGTCTGCCTGTAAGCCAGAAGAGATCCACGAGAGTCATGACTTGCTTATGAAGAAGCTTGGAGTGGCAGAGTAG
- a CDS encoding tetratricopeptide repeat protein — protein MKGKLVRAEGHLANIIPIHLDASFFFERAVRSLDRNHVDKALKYFRKAVEYEPENPVNHCNMAGILSEKGDYEASNAILANVLEVVDPSMTECYFYMANNYANMDRFEEAEQALVTYLEEDTQGQFMTEAEEMMELLYYELDRPAKLNRIKSRKGVVEHDQARELLEEGKFAQAAELLEGMSSDYPDYLAARNNLALAYYYMGLFPKAKETIAEVLEQEPGNLHALCNLAIFHQNENRADQVLLLIKKLRVIVPFQHEQVYKLATTMGILGQHDTAYVHFRRLLKDEETAADPALAHYAAVAAYNTERYDAAERLWHHVSKLDPGSEVSRYYLSGLEAVRQGEQEPEKLSYHYHLPFDEQFRQWENYGNGIPEEMKNDPLIRSSFFWALRHGDRATKLQVIHALGMIGDYEVQQALQSFIEEPGEEQDLLEAAQAVLDGLKSAEQEEQNTQVVRPFSPVALKSIGKAQSTSEQSQTHSTSHWQAVVDRALQMSEAKAELQQEMERLWTDYVSRVHPEVPGTKQIEGWAAGLEYLAAKNHSRPVTYQSVAERYGISASTVSKYAKQIHRVCNSTPPLV, from the coding sequence ATGAAGGGCAAGCTAGTGCGGGCTGAGGGACACCTTGCCAATATTATACCGATTCACTTGGATGCTTCTTTCTTTTTTGAAAGAGCTGTCCGCTCGCTGGACCGTAATCATGTCGACAAGGCATTAAAATATTTTCGCAAAGCTGTTGAATACGAACCGGAAAATCCGGTGAATCATTGTAATATGGCGGGTATATTATCGGAGAAGGGCGATTACGAAGCGTCCAATGCTATTCTGGCTAACGTGCTGGAAGTGGTAGATCCGTCGATGACGGAATGTTATTTTTACATGGCGAACAATTATGCAAATATGGACCGGTTTGAGGAAGCCGAGCAAGCACTTGTTACCTACTTGGAGGAGGACACCCAGGGTCAGTTCATGACAGAAGCTGAAGAGATGATGGAGCTTCTGTACTATGAGCTGGATCGTCCGGCCAAACTGAATCGAATTAAATCACGTAAAGGTGTAGTGGAGCACGATCAGGCACGGGAACTGTTGGAAGAAGGGAAATTCGCACAGGCTGCTGAGCTGCTCGAAGGCATGTCATCGGATTATCCTGACTACTTGGCTGCCCGTAACAATCTGGCACTTGCCTACTATTATATGGGGCTGTTTCCCAAAGCCAAAGAGACCATTGCCGAAGTGCTTGAACAGGAGCCCGGTAATCTGCATGCACTCTGTAATCTGGCCATTTTCCATCAAAATGAGAACCGGGCTGATCAAGTGCTGCTTCTGATAAAAAAATTGCGTGTTATCGTGCCATTCCAGCACGAACAAGTCTACAAGCTGGCTACAACGATGGGAATTCTGGGTCAACACGATACGGCTTATGTTCACTTCCGTCGTTTGCTTAAGGACGAAGAGACAGCAGCAGATCCGGCACTTGCTCACTATGCAGCAGTGGCAGCTTATAATACAGAGCGTTATGACGCTGCTGAGCGTCTATGGCATCATGTGTCTAAGCTTGATCCGGGTTCCGAAGTATCTCGGTACTATCTGTCAGGTCTTGAGGCTGTACGGCAAGGCGAGCAAGAGCCGGAGAAGCTGAGTTATCACTATCATCTGCCGTTTGACGAGCAGTTCAGACAGTGGGAGAACTATGGTAACGGCATACCTGAAGAAATGAAGAATGATCCACTAATTCGTTCATCGTTCTTCTGGGCTTTGCGACATGGTGATCGGGCAACGAAGCTGCAGGTTATTCATGCGCTTGGAATGATCGGTGATTATGAGGTGCAGCAGGCGCTGCAATCCTTTATTGAGGAACCGGGAGAAGAACAGGATCTGCTTGAGGCAGCACAAGCTGTGCTGGATGGATTGAAATCGGCTGAACAAGAGGAGCAGAATACACAGGTGGTTCGACCCTTTTCTCCTGTAGCTTTGAAGTCCATCGGGAAGGCTCAATCCACATCAGAGCAATCGCAGACTCACTCAACCTCCCATTGGCAGGCTGTTGTTGACCGTGCGCTCCAGATGTCTGAGGCGAAGGCTGAGTTGCAGCAAGAGATGGAACGGCTCTGGACGGATTATGTATCCCGGGTACATCCCGAGGTTCCGGGAACGAAGCAGATTGAAGGCTGGGCTGCGGGACTTGAATATTTGGCTGCCAAGAATCACAGTCGACCTGTTACCTATCAAAGCGTAGCTGAGCGGTATGGGATATCGGCATCAACGGTTAGCAAGTATGCTAAACAGATCCATCGGGTTTGTAACAGCACCCCACCACTTGTATAG
- the trxB gene encoding thioredoxin-disulfide reductase, translating into MSKYRTIVIGTGPAGLTAAIYLARANLNPLVIEGLQPGGQLTTTTEVENFPGFPQGIMGPELMDNMRKQAERFGAEFKNGWVEEVDFSKPPFKVKVGGMGELEAESIIISTGASARYLGIPGEQENVGRGVSTCATCDGFFFRGKKIVVVGGGDSAMEEASFLTRFATDVTLVHRRDELRASKIMQDRARSNEKVKWALNRTPLEVVPEALGVKGLKVRNNETGQEELLEADGVFVAIGHTPNTGFLGNAISLDEHGYVVVKPGTTETNIPGVFACGDVQDTKYRQAITAAGSGCMAAMDCEKFLEGSIVHDWSETLDK; encoded by the coding sequence ATGTCTAAATACAGAACGATTGTGATCGGAACGGGACCTGCGGGTCTGACAGCAGCGATATATCTGGCTCGTGCTAATCTGAACCCACTGGTTATCGAAGGTCTTCAGCCGGGTGGTCAATTGACGACGACAACGGAAGTTGAGAATTTCCCTGGTTTTCCGCAAGGTATCATGGGTCCAGAACTGATGGACAACATGCGTAAGCAAGCAGAACGTTTTGGAGCCGAATTCAAAAATGGTTGGGTAGAAGAGGTGGATTTCAGCAAACCTCCCTTCAAGGTCAAAGTTGGAGGGATGGGTGAACTGGAAGCTGAATCGATCATCATCTCCACAGGTGCTTCTGCTCGTTATCTGGGTATTCCGGGCGAGCAGGAGAATGTGGGACGTGGTGTAAGTACATGTGCGACATGTGATGGCTTCTTCTTCCGCGGTAAAAAAATCGTGGTCGTGGGCGGTGGTGACTCCGCCATGGAGGAAGCAAGCTTCTTGACTCGTTTTGCAACGGATGTCACATTGGTTCACCGCCGGGATGAGTTGCGTGCATCCAAGATCATGCAAGATCGGGCTCGCAGCAATGAGAAGGTAAAGTGGGCACTGAACCGTACTCCTCTTGAGGTCGTACCTGAAGCGCTGGGTGTCAAAGGGCTGAAGGTGCGTAACAACGAGACGGGGCAGGAAGAGTTACTTGAAGCGGATGGCGTATTCGTTGCCATTGGTCACACACCGAATACCGGATTCCTGGGTAATGCGATCTCACTGGACGAACATGGCTATGTTGTCGTTAAACCGGGAACAACGGAGACCAATATTCCGGGTGTATTTGCCTGTGGTGATGTTCAGGATACGAAGTATCGTCAAGCCATTACGGCAGCCGGATCAGGTTGTATGGCCGCGATGGATTGCGAGAAATTCCTTGAAGGAAGCATTGTGCATGATTGGAGCGAAACGTTGGATAAGTAA
- a CDS encoding AI-2E family transporter: MIKDWLQNATVRRFLILLLFCLILFSMGSMLHMILLLFLVTYVMNRLQHFITGGLNRLFKINYKVVVILLYMIVIAVIVLGISRYSPRIVDQVVQLTNEIMKFLDSADGDNFASKIAGYLQSFDIKNYTNDALKYIFALSKWLEFILLVIILSLFFLLQKQEISKFTSKFKTSKIGWFYTEVAYLGDKFVSSFGKVIEAQLLIAVFNTVLTMLGLWILGYPYLFALTILVFMLSLVPVAGVIISLVPLCLIGYQMGGLKLSIIVIIMIIIIHALETYFLNPKLMAHKTKLPMFYTFIVLILSQHFLGIWGLIIGIPIFVFLLDILDVNKMEKTEEPVRVETKL, from the coding sequence ATGATAAAAGATTGGTTACAGAATGCAACAGTGAGACGGTTTTTGATTCTGCTCTTGTTCTGTTTAATTTTGTTCAGTATGGGGAGTATGCTGCACATGATTCTGCTGTTGTTCCTGGTGACGTATGTCATGAACAGGTTACAGCACTTCATTACAGGTGGTTTGAATCGGTTATTTAAGATCAATTATAAAGTCGTGGTCATCCTGCTCTATATGATCGTTATCGCAGTGATTGTGCTGGGTATCTCCAGATATTCACCACGGATCGTGGATCAGGTTGTGCAGCTGACGAACGAGATTATGAAGTTTCTGGACAGTGCAGACGGTGATAATTTTGCTTCCAAGATTGCCGGTTACCTCCAATCCTTCGATATCAAAAACTATACCAATGATGCATTGAAATATATTTTCGCTTTGAGCAAATGGTTGGAGTTTATTCTGCTCGTTATCATTCTGAGTCTGTTCTTCTTGTTGCAGAAGCAGGAGATATCCAAATTCACGTCCAAGTTCAAAACAAGCAAAATCGGCTGGTTTTATACTGAAGTAGCTTACTTGGGCGACAAGTTCGTTTCTTCTTTTGGTAAAGTTATTGAAGCGCAATTGCTGATTGCCGTATTTAATACGGTGCTGACGATGCTGGGGCTCTGGATTCTGGGCTATCCGTATTTGTTCGCGCTGACCATTCTCGTATTTATGTTAAGTTTGGTGCCAGTGGCAGGGGTGATTATCTCTCTGGTGCCGCTCTGTCTGATTGGGTATCAGATGGGTGGACTGAAACTGAGTATTATCGTGATCATCATGATTATTATCATTCATGCATTGGAAACCTACTTCCTGAATCCGAAGCTGATGGCACACAAGACCAAATTGCCGATGTTCTACACCTTTATCGTACTGATTCTGTCGCAACACTTCCTGGGGATCTGGGGACTGATCATTGGTATTCCAATCTTCGTCTTCCTGCTCGATATTCTGGATGTAAACAAGATGGAGAAGACAGAAGAGCCGGTGCGTGTGGAAACGAAGTTATAA